In the Brevundimonas mediterranea genome, GGTCACGGTCAGAACTCCCAGGACCAGGGCCATGCCTGCAGCCGGCAGCACGAACCGCCAGGCCGAAACGCCCGCCGCCCGCATGGCCACCAGTTCGCTGCGCCGATTCAGGCCGATATAGGCGGCCAAGGTTCCGAACAGGAAGACGAAGGGCAGAAGCTGAACGATCACCGACGGCGATTTCAGGGCTACGAGGCCCAGGATACGCAGGGCGGACAGGTCCTGATCCGAACCCACGCCGCGCGACACCTCGACGAAGTCGATGAGCATGACCAGGGCGGAGATCACGGCCAGGGCCACGCCCAGGGAACGAAGCTGCTGGATCAGCACATAGCGTTCGATCCGCCCCAGCCGAGGCAGACGCAATCGGGAAGGCGAGAGAAGGGCCAGGGTCATGCGAATCTCGCGCGCAGCCGGTCGATGACCGGCGACTTTCGGCGCTTGCGGGGCTTGAGGGCGCGGAACAGCAGCCGCACGGCCGCTGCGACGACGATCAGGGGCGCCAGATACTGCAGGATGTTCATCCACGGGTTCCAGGCGCTGGCGGCCACCAGTCCGTAGCCGATCACCCGGACCAAAAGGAAGACGCCCGCCGCCTTGGCGATCCGAAGCGAATAGCCGGTGCGGCTGAACGATCCGCCCATGATGGCGGCCAGGGCCATGGCCATGGCGACAAGGGCGTAGAGCGGGGCGGCGATGCGGGCGTGGGCCTCGGCCAGCAGTTCGCCGCGCGAGCCGGCGGTCTCCAGCACGCGAGGCGAGGGGGTCAACAACTGACGAAGATAGAGGTCGGCCGGCTTGTAGCGAATCTGCTCGGTCACGCCGGAGAACTGGCCCAGGGGGAAGTCGTATCTGTCGAAGGACAGGGTCTCGAGCACGCCGCGCGACGAATATTTCTGCCAGGAACCGTCGATCATGGTGAGAACCGGCTCATTGGCGGCGTCACGACCGAAACGCGCCTCGGCGGCGCTCCAGTTCTGGGTCGACTTGCCGTCATCGAGGTAGACGAACAGGTTTTTCAGAAGGCCGTTCTGTTCGATCTGCTGGACATAGACGGTCAAGCCGTCCGGTCCCTGGACGAACTGGCCCTCCTCGACCAGCAGGGCCGCCAGGTCCGTGCGAATGGCGAAAGCCTGGTTGCGGGCTTCACGCTGGGCCCACGGCTGGGCGAACAGGGTCATCACGAGATTCAGAATCAGCACGAGGAACGCCAGTCGCGCCGCGGGCGAGATCACCTGCCATCGCGTCATTCCGCCGGCGAAGGCCGCCGTCAGTTCCTGCTCGCGCTGCATTCGGGTCAGGGCGATGAGGGCGCCGACGAACAGACCGATCGGCAGGATGACCGCCAGCAGCTGAGGCAGGGCCAGCAGGGTCAGTTTCACCATGACCCACACGCTCTGGCCGCGTTCGACAATGACTTCCAGTTGGTCGAGGCTTTGGCTCAGAATCCCGATTCCAGCCAAGGAAGCGCAGGCCGCAACCACGGGCAGCGAGATCTGGCGGAAAAGGTATCTTTGAATCAGGGTCATGGGCGGATGGACTTCGCCCGGTTGCAGGCGGCGATAATGAGGCGCATCTAGTAGCACAGGAGGGCGCGTCCGCGACAAGCAGACGCGCCGTTTGTCTTTTTCTTCCGTTGTAAACGCCGGGTGGGGCCTGGCTGGAGTCACTGTATGAAGATCGAGTTCGTCGCTGCCGTGGACGCCGCTGAAATTCTCGCCGTGCCGGTTCATGAGGACCGCACGCTCGCCGGTTCAGGCCCGGCACTGGACGCCAAGGCCAACGGCGCCCTGACCAGAGCCATGTCCAAGAGCCGTTTCGTCGGCAAGTCTGGACAGACGCTGAGCATCGCCGCGCCGTCGGGTGTGAACGCCGATTGCGTGCTGCTGGTCGGCGCCGGGGCTGCGGACAAGCTGGACGACCTGGCGGTCGAGGCCTTCGGCGGCGCCGCCTATGCGGCGGTGAAACTGTCGGGCGCCGAGATTCTGACCATCGACGCCTCGGGCCTGACGCCGGAACAGGCCGCCCGCGTTGGCTTCGCCGCCCGTCTGGCCGCCTATCGGTTCGACAAGTACCGGACCACCCAGAAGCCCGACAAGATCCCGTCGATCACCGCGATCCGCGTCGTGACGTCGGACCTGCGCGCCGCCGAGGCCGCGCTGGAGCCCCTGTCGGCCGTCGCCGACGGCGTGATCTTCGCCCGCGACCTGGTGTCCGAACCCGCCAACGTCCTGTACCCGGCCGAGTTCGCCAAGCGCGTCAAGGCGCTGGAAAGCCTGGGTCTTGAGGTCGAAATCCTCGGCGAGGCCGAGATGGAGACGCTGGGCATGCGCACCCTGCTGGGCGTCGGCCAGGGCAGCCGTCGCGAAAGCCAGTTGGCGGTCATGAAGTGGAACGGCGGCGAGGCCGGCGGCCAGCCGATCGCCTTCGTCGGCAAGGGCGTCTGTTTCGACACCGGCGGCATCTCGATCAAGCCGGCCGACGGCATGGAAGACATGAAGTGGGACATGGGCGGCGCGGCCGCCGTGACCGGAACCATGATCGCCCTGGCCGGCCGCAAGGCCAAGGTCAACGCCGTCGGCGTGCTGGGTCTGGTCGAGAACATGCCGGACGGCGACGCCCAGCGCCCCGGCGACGTGGTCGTGTCGATGTCGGGTCAGACGGTCGAGGTGATCAACACTGACGCCGAGGGCCGCCTCGTCCTGGCCGACGCCCTCTGGTACACGCAGCAGCGTTTCAAGCCGAAATTCATGATCGACCTGGCCACCCTGACGGGCGCCATGATCGTGGCCCTGGGCCTGGATTACGCCGGCGTCTTCTCCAACTCGGACGCGGTGGCCGATCCGATCCTGGCGGCGTCGAAGAAGGTGGGCGAGAATTTCTGGCGGATGCCGATCCCCGACATCTATGAACAGCACATCGACTCGAAGATCGCCGATGTGAAGAACACGGGCAACGGCCGCGCCGGCGGCTCGATCACCGCCGCCCTGTTCCTGCAGCGCTTCACCAACGGCGTGCCGTGGGCGCACCTGGACATCGCCCCGACCGCCTGGGCCAACAAGAGCCCCAGCCCCACCGTGCCGGAAGGCGGCGTCGGCTTCGCCGTGCGCACGCTGGATCGCATGGTGGCCGACGCCTACGAAGCCTGAGTTCCGGACGGTAGAGCCGGATGAGCGGCAAGCCCGAAATCTGGTTCTACCATCTGGAGCGTTCCACGCTGGACCAGGTGCTGCCGACCCTGCTCGAGAAGACGCTCGAGCGGGGTTGGCGCGCCCTGATCAAGTCGGCGCACGCCCATCGGCTGGACGATGTCGATGAGCGGCTGTGGAGTTTTCATGATGAGAGTTTCCTGCCGCATGGCCGGGCCGATCAGCCCCATGCGGATCGCCAGCCTGTGCTGCTGAGCGAATCGGGAGAGAACCTGAACGGCGCTCAGGCGCTGTTCATCGTCGACGACGCAGAACTGGGCGTGACGGAAGGGTTTGAACGATGCTTCATCATTTTCGACGGTCGGGACGAGCCGGCGCTGCAATACGCGCGCGGACGCTGGAAGACGCTAAAAGAACAGGGCGCCAATCTGGCCTATTGGCGTCAGACGGACGAAGGGCGCTGGGAAAAGGCGGCCTGATCGCCGGGTTCGTGGGACTGGGCCTGCTGGCGGCCTGTTCGACGCCCGTCGCCGACCAGCCGGCGCCCCGCACGGTCGAACGCGCCCAGCTGAACCCGCCCGTCGGCAGCCGCATGCCGACCGGCCAGACGACCGACATCTGCAAGGCCGGCGAGATGCAGTATCTGGTCGGCAAGTCCCGGACCGAGATTCCCGTGCCGGTGGATGTGGTGAACCGCCGCGTCACCTGCACGACCTGCCCTGTCAGCCAGGACTATTCGGCCTATCGGCTGAACATCTTCTACAACGCCGACACCGGCATCATCGAACAGGTCCGCTGCGGCTAGGCCGTGACGGACCCCGGAGACGACCATGAAGACCGCCTTCATCCTGAGTTCCCTGATGGCCGCCGGACTTGCGCTGTCGGCCTGCGCCCAAACGCCCGCAACGCCCCCAGCGCCGGGCGGCGAGACCGCCTTCAAGGCCTGCAGGGTCGAGGATTACCAGGCCTATGTCGGGCGCAATCGTTCGACGCTGCCCGCCGCGCCGCAAGGGCAGAGCTTCAGGGTGCTGTGCACCACCTGCGCCGCGACCATGGACTATCGCGAGAACCGGGTGAACTTCGTCTATGACGAGGCGTCGGGCGTGATCCAGCAGGTGAAGTGCGGCTGAGGCGTCAGCGGCCGACCGTATCACCGGGCCACAGGGGGCCGCTGAACCGTCTGGCCAGATAGTCCATCATGGCCGTGACCCGCGCCGGTCGCGGCCCGCCCCCCGGCGCGACCAGGTGCAGGGCGATGGGCGCCAGTCGCCATTCGCTCATCACGGTCTCCAGATGACCGTCGGCGACGTCCTTCCAGTAGATGAAGTCCGGCTGGGGAAACACGCCCAGTCCGGCGCACAGCGAGGCGGTCAGGGCGTCGGAGTTGTTGGCCCGCAACGGGCCGCGCGGCCGGACCGACACCTCCTCGCCCGCGTCGTTGATGAACCGCCAGACATCGGGCGTGGACATGTAGGCGTAGCCGAGACAGGCGTGACGCTCCAGATCGTGCGGATGGGTCGGGCGCCCGCGCTGAGCCAGATAGTCCGGCGAGGCCACCAGCCGGCGCTCGACGGGTCGCAGCCGACGCGCCGTCAGGGAGGAATCCGGCAGGGCGGCGATGCGCAGGGCGCAATCGAATCCGCCGCCGACCAGGTCGATCACCTCGTCCGACAGATGCAGGTCGATAGAGACGTCGGGATGGGTGGCCAGAAACTCGGGCAGGGAGGGGGCGACATAGGCCATGCCGAAGGACATGGGGGTGGCCAGCCGCACGAGGCCGCGCGGCGTCACCGACATGTCCAGGGCCTCCGACACCGCTCCCTCGGCCTCGGCCAGCATCAGGCCCGCGCGCGCCGCCAGGGTCCGACCCGCGTCGGTCAGGGAGAAGCGGCGCGAGGTCCGGTGCAGCAGGGTGGTCTTCAGCTGCTGCTCCAGCCGTGTAACCGCCTTGGACACGGTCGCCTTGGACATTCCCATTACGTCGGCCGCGCCGGAAAAGGACTGGGCCTCCGCCACCTTGGCGAAGATGGCCATGGCCTCGAGGTCGGGCAGGCGGGACATGGCGGCCTCTGCGTTGGAAACGATGAGTTTCAGGTGTTTCTATTTCTGTTCGGTCGTCGATCTCTATCTTGGCGTCAAGTCAATGACGCCGGGACGGCCCGGCTTGAGGATGGACCGATGATCGAGCGCAGACCTTTTGAATCGCTGGGCGGCGCCAACCATGGCTGGCTGAACGCCAAACATCACTTCTCCTTCGCCAACTATTATGATCCCAAGCGGATGAGCTGGGGCAATCTGCGGGTCTGGAACGACGACGAGATCGCCGCCGGATCCGGCTTCCCGCCCCACCCGCACGCCGACATGGAGATCATCACCTATGTCCGCGACGGGGCCATCACTCACGAGGACAGCCTGGGCAACAAGGGCCGCACCGTGGCCGGGGACGTCCAGGTGATGAGCGCCGGCACCGGAATCCGCCACGCCGAATACAACGCCGAGCCGGAGCTGACCCGGATCTTCCAGATCTGGATCGAGCCGACCAAGCGCGGCGAGGCGCCCAGCTGGGGTTCCAAGCCCTTCCCCAAGGGCGAGCGTTCGGGACAGTTCGTGGTCCTGGCCTCGGGCTTTGAAGGCGACACGGAAGCTCTGCCGATCCGCACCGATGCGCGGATCGTGGCGGCGACGCTGAACGCCGGCGACAGCGCCGACTATGCGTTGGGATCGAACCGGCGGGCCTATCTGGTGCCAGCCAAGGGCGAGATCGAGGTCAATGGCGTTCGTCTGAACGCCCGCGACGGCGCCGCTATCGCTCAGGAGGACGTCGTGACGGTCAAGGCGGTCTCGGACGCCGAGGTCGTGCTGGTGGACGCGGCCTGACGACGAACGGCGCCGGGCGGGACGAACCTGCCCGGCGCCGTCATTCGCCCGTTTCTGGGATCAGAGTCCGGCGGCCCAGTCTGTGGCGCGGACCAGGCTGTCGACGATGCCCGGCTCCGACGAGGCGTGGCCGGCGTCGGCGACGATGTCCAGCTTCGCCTCGGGCCAGGCCCGGTGCAGGGACCAGGCGCTGGCGATCGGGGTGACGACATCGAACCGGCCCTGGGCGATCCAGCAGGGGATGTGGCGCATCCGGTCCACATTCTTCACGATCCAGCCGTCCTCCGGGAAGAAGCCCGCGTTGGTGAAGAACCAGTTCTCGATCCGGGCGAAGGCGACCGCAAATTCGGGTTCGGCGAACTTGTCCGGCCTGGCGTTGGGGCCCTCGACGCTGACCGTCTCGCCTTCCCAGCTGGACCAGGCGACCGCGCAACGTTCGCGGTCGGCGACGTCGTCACCGATCAGCCGCTTGTAATAGGCGCCCATCAGGTCGCCGCGTTCGGCTTCGGGTATGGGGGCGACGAACCTTTCCCAGGCGTCCGGGAAGATCATCGAGGCGCCGTCCTGATAGAACCAGTGCAACTCCTTCCTGGTCAGCAGGAAGATGCCGCGCAGAACCAGGGCCAGGACGCGCTCAGGATGAGTGATGGCGTAGGCCATGGACAGGGTCGAGCCCCAGGACCCGCCGAACACCACCCATTTGTCGACGCCGCACCGTTCCCGCAGCCGCTCAATGTCCTCGATCAGGGTCCAGGTGGTGTTGTTTTCCAGCGAGGCGTGGGGGCGGGATTGGCCGCAGCCGCGCTGATCGAACATGATGATCCGATACTGGGCCGGATCGAAATAGCGGCGCATGCCGGGATTGACGGCGCCGCCGGGTCCGCCGTGCAGCACCAGAACCGGCCGGCCCTGCGGATTGCCGCTTTCCTCGTAATAGATTTCGTGGACGCCGTCGGTGGTCATCCAGCCTGAGGCGAAGGGTTCGATCTCGGGGTAGAGTTCGCGACGCGGCTCGACGGGCGTGGGGAAGGCCATGCTTGCGAGGTCTTTCTATTGGGCCCGTATGCGGCCGTACTGAGGGTTAGGAACGAAATGCCGCAAAGGCTAGGCAAAGCCAACCGGCGATCATGAGCAGGCCGCCGATCGGAGCGACGGCGCCCATGACGGGCAGACTGAGCAGGGCGACGAAGGCCAGGGCGAGCGAGAACACAAGTCCGCCCGCCGCGCCCAGCCAGCCGGCGATCCGCGCCCATCGACCGCCGCCGGTCCACAGGGTGCAGGCCAGGGCGAAGACGGCGTGGGCCAGTTGATAATGGGCGCCGGTGGACAGCAGCGTCTTGACCTGCGGCCCGGCGCCATGGGCCGCAAAGGCGCCCAGGGCGACGGCAAGAGCCCCGTTCAGGGCGGCGAAGACGATCAGATTGCGACTCGGTGTCATGCAAGGAACCTAGCCTGACGAATCCGGGAAGTCTGCTATGCGCGGGCGATGGAATTGGGATCCAGATCGCGCGCGGCGCTGCAATATGTCCTGATGTTCGGCGGATTGGGCGTCAGCCTGCCCTACGCCGGCCTCTGGATGCGCGCCCAGGGACTGAGCGGGGCGGAGATCGGCGTTCTTCTGGCCGCCCCCATGCTGGGACGGCTGATCACGGGGCCTGCCCTGGCGGTCTGGGCCGATGGTTTTCGCTATCGCCGCACGCCCATAGCCCTTCTCGCCGCCCTGGCCGGCCTGGGATACGGAGCGGCGGGTCTGTCCGAAGGATTCGCAGCCTGGGCGGTCTGCTGGTTCATCGGCGCGACAGGCGCGGCGGCGATCATCCCCCTGACGGACGTTCTCACCCTGAGACTGGCCCGTCGTGAAGGATTCAGCTTCGCCGTGCCGCGCGGTTTCGGCTCCGCCGCCTTTGTCGCGACCAATATCGCCGTGGGGTTCGTCCTGCGGGCGACGGGGCCCGAGGCGGTCATCGTCGGCGTGATCCTGGCCTGTCTGGGCATAGCGGTCGTGGCCCGGCGGGTGCTGCCCGCCGAGCCGGTGCATGACGGCCCTCCGATCCCCGGCTGGGATCGGTTTCGGGGCATGGGGCGACTGTTGAAAGATCCCGTTCTGGTGACGGCCCTGGTCGCCATAGGCGCGGTGCAGGCGGCCCACGCCTTCTACTATGGTTTCTCCGCGATTGTCTGGCGGGGGCAGGGGATTGAACCGCATCTGACGGGGCTGTTGTGGGCCTTCGCCGTGGCGGCCGAGATCGGCTTCATGTGGATTGTCGATCCCTGGCGTCGTCGGCGCGGGATTGGAGCCTGGCCGCTGCTGGCGCTCGCTGCGACGGCGGCCGTGCTGCGCTGGGGGCTGATGGCGGCGGCGCCCCCGTTGTGGATCCTGTGGCCGCTCCAGGCGCTGCACGCCCTCAGTTTTGCGGCCAGCTATCTGGCCGGGATCGAACTGACCGAACGGCTGGCCCCACGCGACAGCCAGACGACGGCCCAGACCCTGAGTTCGACCCTGTCGGCGGGAGTGTTGATCGGTCTGGCGACCCTGGCGAGCGGTCCGTTGTACGACGCCTATGGCGCGGGCGGATACTTGGCGATGGCCGGCCTGGCCGGATTGGGCCTGATCGCCGTCATGGCCTTGAAGCCGATGCTGGTTGCTCGGGCTAGGTTCGAGGCGACAGGGCCATATGGCCGGCCATGATCGAGGCGGCGGCCTTGACCGCCTTCTTCACCGCCGTCTCATCCGCGGACGCCGGAGACCGCAACAGGCCAACGGCGGGGGTGTGCGGTCCATCGTCGAGGTCGGCGAGGATGCGATAGAGCAGATAGGAGCCCGCATCGTCCTCAGCCTCTGACGAGGCCTCGGCGGGCAGGCCGGAGGCGTGAAGGGCGCGCAGGATGTCGGCGACGGGAGCGGTGGTGCGGGCCAGGCCCGGACCGGTGACAGACAGACGGTCCTTTCGGTCCAAGGCCCTGTTTTCAGCCCGCATCTGGATGCGGAAGGCGGCGCCCTTGTGCGTGCGACCGACCAGGAGAACGGCGCGGCAGCGCCCGTCTTTCAGATCCGCGCCCAAGGTGTCGGCGAGGGCGTCCGGATCGCCCATGGACACCCGGATCGTGCGGGCCCCCGGGGGACTCCAGGCTTCGCCGGAAAGATCCTCGACCAGATCCCAGCCGGAATCGCCGTCATAGGTGCAGATCGCGATTCCGGGGCGTCGGTCAGGCCGGTTGGGGCCTTCGGTCTCGTTCGTCATTTCGACCTTAAACCCCGCCCACCGCGTGACGTTTTCGTGACCGAGGCAGGTGGCTCGAACTTGGGTCCGCCGTCAAGCCTCAACCGAGGTCTCCAACGGCCGCGTCCAACAGCATGAAGGCGCGACCCCCGTCAGAGGCGAGGCGGTTCTGCACGGCCTGAGCGTCGCCGCTGCGCGCGTAGGTGGATATGTCCTGAGAGAAGACGGCCACATAACGCTCGGCGTCGGCGCGCAGTTCGGGGTCGCTGAGCACACGGCGCGAGACGCTGCGGACGGCGGCCGGCGCCACACGGCGCACGATGCGACGCGCGCCGTCGGCGTCGCCGTCGCCCAGCAGACGCGCCGCCTCTTCCACGCGTGAACGGGGCAGGAGCGCATTGGGATCGACGCCCATGCGGCGGATCGCGGCCGCGACCCGGTCCGACAGGGCGGCGGTTTCCGCAGGGCTGGCCGTCGGCGTGTCCAGATCCAGAGGCGGATCGTCGCGGCCGCCGGACACCAGATCCTTCCAGTCGAGGCCCGCGTCCGGCGCGGGCGCAGCGCGCGGCGTTTCCGTCGGGGCCAGACGCAGACGATTGCGAAGCCCGAAGCCTCTGTCGGCCGCCCTGTCTTCCGGCGAGGGCTCGGTCGGCGTGGCGCTTCGCGGCTGCCGATGGCGTTCCGGCTCAGGCGGAAGCTCGCGAATACGGCCGGTCGGGGCGTCGCCCGAGACCACCCCCATCAGGCGCACGGCCTCGGTCAGCATGTCATAGTTGCGGCGGACCCGTTCCTGGAAGCCGACATCCAGGGCCTCCGTGTCTTCGGCGGCCTTGCGTGAGGCGGCGGCGAGGGACGCCAGGCCTTCCTCCACGCTGGCGCGGACGGCGTCGACGCGGGCGCGCGCCTGTTCCGGCAGACGCGCGGCGCGTTCGTCCACATCGGCGACGGCGGTGTCGATCTCGGACAGAGCGGAGTTAAGGCGGTCCACCAGGCTTTCCAGCCGTTTGACCATCCGCTCGCCGGCCTCGTCCACCAGGCCCGAGGTCTCGCCGACGATGCGACGGGCGTCCTCGATACGGGCGTCGGCGGCCTGATCGGCCTTTTGGGCCGCCTCGAACAAGGCCTCGCCCAGCCGGTCGGCGCGCAGTCGCGCCTGTTCGGCGGCGTCGGCGGCGGCGGCGCGGGAATCTTCGGCCGTGGCGCGCATCTGTTCCAGCGCCCGGCGGGTTTCCTCCATCAGGGTGTCGCGGGCGTCGGCGGCCAGGGCCTCGAACCGATCCAGCGAAACCTTGGTTGCGGCGTCGAAACCGTCGGCCTCGCGTTGGGACATGTCCACCAGGGCGCGGAACTGGTCGCCGGCGGCTTCCAGGATTTCGCGCAGGCTCTCGATCGACGTCTGAGACGTCCGGCCCATTTCGTCGGCGGCTGTGCGTGTCGCCGACAGATTTTCGACGAACTGGGCCCGCTGGCTCTCGACCTGGGCGGAGAAGTCTTCCTGATCGGTGCGCAGGGCGTAGGCGGCCGTGACCAGGGCGGCCCGCTGCTGGCTCAGCCCCTGTTCGACCGACTGGATCTGTTCGGCCACGCCGGAGCCGGCGTTTTCCAGCCGGATGGTCTGGCGGGCCAGGTCGTCGGCGGCGACGCGGGCGGCGTCCTGGGCCTCGCCGGCCGCGGCGGCCAGATCGGCGGCGCGAGCCGCCAGGGCGGCCTCGGCCTCGCGGAGCTGGGCCTGGGCCAGGTCGGACGCGTCGGCGACCATTCGCGACTGCCGCTCGACCGCATCGATGACGCCCGTGGCCTGGCTGTCGAGATGGACGCCCAGGGTCTGCATCTGATCACGCTCGCGAGCGAGGTTTTCGGTCAGGCGACGCGCCGTGCGGGCGGCGTTCTCGGCGGCTGCGTTCAGGCGATCCGTCTCCTCGGCCAGGGCCTGGCGCAACAGGACCATGTCGTTGCGGGCGCGTTCGGCCGCGAGGGCTGCGTGGTCGATATCGGTCCGCAGGGAATTCAGCACCTGGCCGGTCTGCTGGGCGGCCAGTGCGGTCGGCGCGACCAGGGCCTCGGCCATATCGCGGGCGCGCCGTGTCTCGGCGGCCAGACCGGCGCCCTGACGTACGGCGTGGGCCAGCATTATTGCGAGGCCGGCCGGCGCCAGCGCCATCAGGGCGTAGATGGCGAAGCGCAACGGATCCAGGTCCGCCGCGCCGGAGCCGAACTCATACGCGGCCCATGAAGCGACGCCGCCGATCCACAGGGCCGAGGCCAGGACGGCGATCAGATAGGCGGTCCGGCCGCTCGCGGTCGCTGCAGCACGCGCGGAAACGCTCGATCTCAGGGTTTGAGGCGACGACAGCTCGAACGGCGCCGGGGGCTTGCCTGCGGCCACGGCCATCTCGACAGCGGCGGAAGATTCAAACGTCGGTTCCGGATCGATCTCCGGCGCCACGGCCGGGACGACGTCGAGGGATTCGGCAGGCGGCGGGGCAGGCTCGGCCTCGGGCAGGGGCTCCGGCTTGGGTTTCAGAGCAGCGGCGGCGCGTTCCTCGGCCTGGCGGGCCTCTTCCGCCAGACGGCGGCGGCGGCGTTCGGACATGGGCCGTTCGGGCGGCCTTACGGGCAGGGGCTCCAACTCCGCATGCGGCTCGGCTTCAATCTCGGGCGTCGGCTCGACCTCGACCTCGATCTCGACGTCAGACGCAGGCGTGTCCGGCATCTCGAGGGGCGGGACGGCCTCGTTGTTGGTCAGTTTAAGCGGCGGCCGGTTACGGGATTTCATCAGGCGTCGAGCTCGATTCATGCGCGTGGCGCGCGAGAACGCGCCGATTCGACCCTAGCGGGTCAAAACCCAAGGTCCAAGCCGTACAGATTCAACAGACGTGGACTGTTCGCGATCAGCAATCGCGCCTGGTATCTGCGCTGAAGGCGGCGGACTTGTCCGGACGGCAGTCTGCGCTGCGATGGACTTCGCGTTCCGCAGGCTGGGACGAATGGATGTCGACGCCGAACTGCGACAGTACGGCAGCCGCCAGCAATGCGATGAAGCCAGCGATCAGTTCCACCAGCGCCTGCATAGACGGCGTCTCCAACAGCCCCCATGGCCGATTGTTTTATGCGCCTGTTTGGCGAACGTCACAATCCCGCCGCGTAAAGATTGACCGGGCGTGGCGTGCATGAAACGGAGAAGAGGAGGGCGTCCGCATCGCGGTGTCATGCGAATCGGGCAGGCAGGCTGAATGACCCAAGACGGCGACAGCTATGACGGCAGTCTGCTGACCCCCGGAGCGGGCGTCTGGCGCAGCGAGATCGCGCACAGGTTTTCCATCCTGATGGAGAACGAAACCTATTTCGACGCGCTGTCCTCCGCCCTCCAGAAAGCTGAACGGTCGATCGTTGTCCTGGGTTGGCAGTTCGACCCCCGCACCCACCTGGACCCGGAGACCCGGCCCGGCGAAAGACAGCATGAGATCGGCCACCAGTTGCGCATGCTGGTGAAGCGCAAGCCGGACCTGGACGTCCGGCTGCTGATCTGGAAGTCGCCTTTGCTGATTGCCGCGTCCCAGGGCTTCTATCCCCACCGCGCCCAGCGCTGGTTCCGCAAGCGGATGGTCGAGTTCCGCATGGACGCGCCTGGCCCCATCGGGGCCTGTCACCACCAGAAGGTCATCGTCATTGACGACCGCGTCGCCTTCTGCGGCGGGGGCGACATCTCGACGGATCGTTGGGATTCCGTCGAACATCTGGACGGAGATCCGCGTCGCGCCCTGCCGAACGGCGTGATCTGCAAGGCCCGCCATGAGGTGATGTGCGTGATGGATGGGCCGGCCGCGCGCGCTCTTGGCGATCTGGCGCGCGAACGCTGGTTCAAGGCGACATGGGAACGGACCGTGCCGGACGAGGTGGAGAGCGATCCCTGGCCTGACGGCGTGCCGGTGCAGATGACCGAGGCGCCGGTCGGCATCGCCCGCACCGAACCCAAGTGGAGCGGCCGCCACGAGGTGCGTGAAAACGAGGCCTTGCACCTGGAGGCGATCCGGCGGGCCAAACGACTGATCTATTTCGAGAACCAGTATTTCACCTCGCCGATCATCGCCGCCGCCCTGGCCGAGCGCCTGGCCGAGGTCGACGGCCCGGAAGTGGTTGTCGTCTCTACCGGCAAGAGCCCCAGCTGGTTCGACAGCATGACCATGGATACGGCCCGCGCCGAGGTGTTGTACCGGCTTGAACAGGCCGACAAATACAATCGGTTCTTCGCCTTCGCGCCTTTGACGGCGGAGGGCGACCGCATCATCGTTCACGCCAAGGTGTCGATCATCGATGATCGGCTGTTGCGGATCGGATCGTCCAATCTGAACAACCGGTCGATGGGGCTGGACACCGAATGCGACGTCGCGGTCGAGCCGACCGATGCGGCCGGCCGCGCGGTCATCGTCCATCATCGCCATCGCACCATCGGTCACTGGATCGGCGTCCCAGCTCAGGATTTTGCGGCTGTGGAGGGGGTGCTGGGGTCGACGGGCGCGGCCATCAGCAGTTTCGGCAGTGACCGGCTCAAGTCCTTGGGTTCGGATCCGCCGACGCGGATCCAGCGGATCTTCGCCGAATGGCAACTGGGCGACCCCACCTCATCGACCGACGCCTGGCGGCCCTGGAAAAGGCTGAACCGTTCGCACCGCACGCGGCCCGCGTCGGAAGGCGGCCAGGCCCCCGG is a window encoding:
- a CDS encoding LptF/LptG family permease — protein: MTLIQRYLFRQISLPVVAACASLAGIGILSQSLDQLEVIVERGQSVWVMVKLTLLALPQLLAVILPIGLFVGALIALTRMQREQELTAAFAGGMTRWQVISPAARLAFLVLILNLVMTLFAQPWAQREARNQAFAIRTDLAALLVEEGQFVQGPDGLTVYVQQIEQNGLLKNLFVYLDDGKSTQNWSAAEARFGRDAANEPVLTMIDGSWQKYSSRGVLETLSFDRYDFPLGQFSGVTEQIRYKPADLYLRQLLTPSPRVLETAGSRGELLAEAHARIAAPLYALVAMAMALAAIMGGSFSRTGYSLRIAKAAGVFLLVRVIGYGLVAASAWNPWMNILQYLAPLIVVAAAVRLLFRALKPRKRRKSPVIDRLRARFA
- a CDS encoding leucyl aminopeptidase, which encodes MKIEFVAAVDAAEILAVPVHEDRTLAGSGPALDAKANGALTRAMSKSRFVGKSGQTLSIAAPSGVNADCVLLVGAGAADKLDDLAVEAFGGAAYAAVKLSGAEILTIDASGLTPEQAARVGFAARLAAYRFDKYRTTQKPDKIPSITAIRVVTSDLRAAEAALEPLSAVADGVIFARDLVSEPANVLYPAEFAKRVKALESLGLEVEILGEAEMETLGMRTLLGVGQGSRRESQLAVMKWNGGEAGGQPIAFVGKGVCFDTGGISIKPADGMEDMKWDMGGAAAVTGTMIALAGRKAKVNAVGVLGLVENMPDGDAQRPGDVVVSMSGQTVEVINTDAEGRLVLADALWYTQQRFKPKFMIDLATLTGAMIVALGLDYAGVFSNSDAVADPILAASKKVGENFWRMPIPDIYEQHIDSKIADVKNTGNGRAGGSITAALFLQRFTNGVPWAHLDIAPTAWANKSPSPTVPEGGVGFAVRTLDRMVADAYEA
- a CDS encoding DNA polymerase III subunit chi, producing the protein MSGKPEIWFYHLERSTLDQVLPTLLEKTLERGWRALIKSAHAHRLDDVDERLWSFHDESFLPHGRADQPHADRQPVLLSESGENLNGAQALFIVDDAELGVTEGFERCFIIFDGRDEPALQYARGRWKTLKEQGANLAYWRQTDEGRWEKAA
- a CDS encoding LysR family transcriptional regulator; this translates as MSRLPDLEAMAIFAKVAEAQSFSGAADVMGMSKATVSKAVTRLEQQLKTTLLHRTSRRFSLTDAGRTLAARAGLMLAEAEGAVSEALDMSVTPRGLVRLATPMSFGMAYVAPSLPEFLATHPDVSIDLHLSDEVIDLVGGGFDCALRIAALPDSSLTARRLRPVERRLVASPDYLAQRGRPTHPHDLERHACLGYAYMSTPDVWRFINDAGEEVSVRPRGPLRANNSDALTASLCAGLGVFPQPDFIYWKDVADGHLETVMSEWRLAPIALHLVAPGGGPRPARVTAMMDYLARRFSGPLWPGDTVGR
- a CDS encoding pirin family protein — translated: MIERRPFESLGGANHGWLNAKHHFSFANYYDPKRMSWGNLRVWNDDEIAAGSGFPPHPHADMEIITYVRDGAITHEDSLGNKGRTVAGDVQVMSAGTGIRHAEYNAEPELTRIFQIWIEPTKRGEAPSWGSKPFPKGERSGQFVVLASGFEGDTEALPIRTDARIVAATLNAGDSADYALGSNRRAYLVPAKGEIEVNGVRLNARDGAAIAQEDVVTVKAVSDAEVVLVDAA
- the pip gene encoding prolyl aminopeptidase, which translates into the protein MAFPTPVEPRRELYPEIEPFASGWMTTDGVHEIYYEESGNPQGRPVLVLHGGPGGAVNPGMRRYFDPAQYRIIMFDQRGCGQSRPHASLENNTTWTLIEDIERLRERCGVDKWVVFGGSWGSTLSMAYAITHPERVLALVLRGIFLLTRKELHWFYQDGASMIFPDAWERFVAPIPEAERGDLMGAYYKRLIGDDVADRERCAVAWSSWEGETVSVEGPNARPDKFAEPEFAVAFARIENWFFTNAGFFPEDGWIVKNVDRMRHIPCWIAQGRFDVVTPIASAWSLHRAWPEAKLDIVADAGHASSEPGIVDSLVRATDWAAGL